A single genomic interval of Sphingobacteriales bacterium harbors:
- a CDS encoding efflux RND transporter periplasmic adaptor subunit, whose protein sequence is MLNFQFLMIMFAACNENKVLFDASGSFEATETIISSEATGIIKDLSIEEGQTIKSGQIVGHIDSVQLYLKKKQLESQITALLGKKPNIPIQLSALEEQLKTAEKEKLRTEHLVKGDAATPKQLDDINAQIEVLKKQINAQKSTLSISSQGLSKDVVPLQIQIEQLKDQLAKCSIINPINGTVLTKYAETNEMAVSGKPLYKIADLSNIILRAYITGNQIPQIKLNQQVKVLTDDGNGGYKETTGTIIWINDKAEFTPKTIQTKDERANMVYAIKVKLQNDGTYKIGMYGEILFN, encoded by the coding sequence ATGCTTAATTTTCAATTTTTAATGATTATGTTTGCTGCTTGCAACGAAAACAAAGTTTTATTTGATGCTTCGGGGAGTTTTGAAGCAACGGAGACGATTATTTCTTCTGAAGCTACCGGAATCATTAAAGACTTAAGTATTGAAGAAGGGCAAACAATAAAATCCGGACAAATTGTTGGCCATATAGACAGCGTTCAGTTGTATTTAAAGAAAAAACAATTAGAATCGCAAATTACCGCTTTATTGGGAAAAAAACCCAATATTCCAATTCAGTTATCGGCCCTTGAAGAACAACTTAAAACAGCCGAAAAAGAGAAACTAAGGACCGAACACTTAGTTAAAGGCGATGCCGCCACGCCAAAGCAATTAGACGACATTAATGCCCAAATTGAAGTGCTAAAAAAGCAAATAAACGCACAAAAATCAACGCTTAGCATTTCGAGCCAAGGGCTGAGCAAAGACGTTGTGCCGCTGCAAATACAAATTGAGCAACTAAAAGACCAGCTTGCAAAATGCAGCATCATTAACCCCATCAATGGAACAGTACTGACCAAATATGCCGAAACCAACGAAATGGCTGTATCCGGAAAACCGCTGTACAAAATTGCCGACTTGTCGAATATTATTTTGCGGGCATATATTACGGGCAATCAAATTCCGCAAATAAAACTCAATCAACAGGTAAAAGTACTTACCGACGACGGCAATGGCGGCTACAAAGAAACAACGGGAACAATAATTTGGATAAATGACAAGGCAGAGTTTACGCCAAAAACTATTCAAACCAAAGACGAGCGGGCAAACATGGTGTACGCAATAAAAGTAAAACTGCAAAATGACGGCACCTACAAAATTGGCATGTACGGCGAAATTTTATTTAATTAA
- a CDS encoding TolC family protein, whose amino-acid sequence MIKKLTLIISYWLLYITYANGQALTLDSCLEMAKQNYPLIKQYALIEKTREYTLDNAHKGYLPQINVAGQATYQSNVTEIPISLPNLDIPQTSKDQYKLYTEISQSVTDLFTIKDQKEYLKANSEIETQKTTVELYKLRERINNLYFGVLLIDAQLVQTELLKKDIQNGIEKTKVAIANGVALKSAADNLKAELLKANQRTIELKATRQGYIDMLALFTGKPFDPNTIFEKPGRQILSNLINRPELKLFALQKKSFEAQNKLLTNKNLPRVSLFLQGGFGGPGLNMLKNDFQGYFIGGLRVGWNLSGFYTIKNEKEMLALNQNIIEVQTATFLFNTNLTLKQQNAEIVKMQELIVLDKNITTLRESVKNTTQNQLTYGTATTNDYLVAVNAEDLAKQNLIIHEVQLLMLEYNAQTTAGN is encoded by the coding sequence ATGATTAAAAAATTGACTTTAATTATAAGTTACTGGCTGCTATACATCACTTATGCAAACGGGCAGGCTCTAACCCTTGACAGTTGCCTTGAAATGGCAAAACAAAATTATCCGTTAATTAAGCAATACGCCCTCATAGAAAAAACAAGGGAATACACTTTAGACAACGCACACAAAGGTTATTTACCGCAAATTAATGTGGCCGGGCAAGCCACCTACCAATCGAATGTAACAGAAATTCCAATTTCGTTGCCCAATCTCGATATTCCTCAAACAAGTAAAGACCAATACAAACTATACACCGAAATTTCGCAGTCTGTTACAGACCTGTTTACCATTAAAGACCAAAAAGAGTACCTAAAAGCAAACTCGGAAATAGAAACACAAAAAACGACTGTAGAACTGTATAAGCTACGAGAACGCATTAACAACCTGTACTTTGGGGTACTTTTGATAGACGCCCAGCTTGTACAAACCGAACTGCTAAAAAAAGATATTCAAAATGGTATTGAAAAAACCAAGGTAGCTATTGCTAACGGCGTAGCCCTAAAAAGTGCTGCCGACAATTTAAAAGCCGAACTGCTGAAGGCAAACCAACGCACCATTGAACTGAAAGCCACCCGACAAGGCTATATTGACATGCTGGCCTTGTTTACCGGCAAACCCTTTGACCCAAACACAATATTTGAAAAACCCGGACGGCAAATACTTTCAAACCTTATTAACCGTCCGGAGTTAAAATTATTTGCCTTGCAGAAAAAATCGTTTGAAGCACAAAACAAGCTCCTTACAAATAAAAACCTTCCCCGCGTAAGTTTATTTTTGCAAGGTGGTTTCGGCGGACCCGGATTAAACATGTTAAAAAACGATTTTCAGGGTTATTTTATAGGCGGGTTGCGGGTAGGCTGGAATTTATCCGGATTTTATACCATCAAAAACGAAAAGGAAATGCTTGCGCTCAATCAAAATATAATAGAAGTGCAAACAGCAACTTTTTTATTCAATACCAATCTTACCTTAAAGCAGCAAAACGCCGAAATTGTAAAAATGCAAGAATTGATAGTATTGGATAAAAATATTACAACACTGCGCGAAAGTGTAAAAAACACCACCCAAAATCAACTTACCTATGGTACGGCAACTACAAACGACTACCTCGTTGCTGTTAATGCCGAAGACCTTGCAAAGCAAAACTTAATTATACACGAAGTACAGTTGTTAATGCTTGAGTACAACGCTCAAACAACAGCGGGCAACTAA
- a CDS encoding TetR/AcrR family transcriptional regulator produces the protein MAKHKKTIDATTEEKIKATARLVFHKKGYAATRTRDIAEEAGINLALLNYYFRSKEKLFEIIMFETLFGFMQNMIMVLSDEKSSLEKKVKLFVSNYIDLIIKDPNIPIFMLSEIRNHPENLLEKLPLKHLIMDSAFVKQHQQLVAEGKITDPNPLHFLMNLISLVVFPFIGQPLLQGISGLNEAQFVKLMQERKDRIPAWIKAMMKTK, from the coding sequence ATGGCAAAGCATAAAAAAACAATAGACGCAACAACAGAAGAAAAAATAAAAGCTACCGCCCGGTTAGTGTTTCATAAAAAAGGGTATGCGGCAACAAGAACAAGGGATATTGCCGAAGAAGCAGGCATTAACCTTGCCTTGCTAAATTATTATTTCAGGAGCAAAGAGAAATTGTTTGAAATTATAATGTTTGAAACCCTGTTTGGCTTTATGCAAAATATGATAATGGTGCTGAGCGATGAAAAAAGCAGCTTAGAAAAAAAGGTTAAACTTTTTGTCTCAAACTATATTGACCTTATCATCAAAGACCCCAATATTCCGATATTTATGTTGAGTGAAATCCGCAACCATCCGGAAAATTTGTTGGAAAAATTACCTCTTAAACATTTAATAATGGATTCTGCTTTTGTTAAGCAACATCAACAATTAGTGGCAGAAGGCAAAATAACCGACCCCAATCCCTTACATTTCTTGATGAATTTAATAAGTTTGGTAGTTTTTCCTTTCATTGGGCAACCATTGCTACAAGGTATTAGTGGCTTGAATGAAGCACAGTTTGTTAAACTGATGCAGGAGCGCAAAGATCGCATCCCAGCATGGATAAAAGCGATGATGAAGACAAAATAG